The Ipomoea triloba cultivar NCNSP0323 chromosome 4, ASM357664v1 DNA segment TTGGCGTACTGCCCTTTACTCGTATGCCCCCCGATCATGTGTTTTCTCTGTACTTTTTGTCCACACGTCTTACATAGTATATATGTACGTGTTCTTGGGGTTGGAGGGAGCGTGGGTGGGGTTCGGGAATTGTTCTTCTGAGAGAAGAAATATAGCATCTTTAATGGTTGTCAAGGCTAATATTCATATTCTCTGCATTATCTTGTTTggaatttgaacatgtgtttggcTTTACTTTACTTTGGTTACAATTCTGTTCTCTTTTTTTAGTAATAGAATAACAGGTTTTCTGACTGTAATGGATTAAGGTTGTTTCCTGCCCTTCAAGTGTTTCCAAAATTGTCCAAAAGGGCTTTGTTTGTGTCTCAGAAAGAACTAGATTCCATTGAACTAGTGAGCTCCATTTCGTTAGCAAATTTGGGTTCTTTTCTACCAAATTTCCGTATAATTAACTAATTCCTAGCCCTACCTACCGTTTACTGTATATTTGGTTTCTGAGTTATTGCATTTTCAAGGGAATTATTGGCAGTTAGGTGTTTTCTGTTATTGAGAGTTTAGAGTTTATAGAACTGGTGTTTTGAACAAATAGAACTGAAATGAACTTCTCGATAGGGTTCTCGAACCACACTTGGTGGCCAATCATGACATCCGACACAAATACTCTAGGTTACTGGTTGAACTGGAGATTCCTAGTCTGTGCCATATGGGTCTTTGCAGCTATGGTGGTTTCTGCACTGATAGTTTGGAGGTATGAAGGCTCACCAAAATCGAGAAATCAGCACAGGGAGGATCGGCAAGAAAAAATAGGGACTTTGCACAAGGATGAAGTTTGGAAGACATGTCACAAATCCATCCATCCTGTTTGTCTACTTACTTACAGGATACTTGCTTTTCTGGTGCTTCTTGCATTGCTCACTGCAGATGCTGTCGTCCATGGTGGTGGCATATTTTACTATTACACTCAGTAAGGACATTTTTACCactttctctttattttctccaGTAGTTTTCTTGGGCCAAACTCTATTATTGCATCCATGTGTTGCAAGCATGCATTGAAGTGTGGATTCTATTGTATTTTTGCAATTCATTTTCGTTTGGTGCATTCTTTCACCTCATTAGTTCTTGTTATGGTCTGTTTTTAAGCTGTAGCAACATGTATGACACACTTTGATTGCTTGTTCAAGGATTGAAGTTTTAACTTCAATGCTCCACCCTCTTATCATTGTCTATGCCATAATCTGCTCAATTGATTCTAAGTTCTAAGAATTGCATTGCTGGCTCAATTGATTCCAAGAATTAAATTACTGCATTTCCCATTTACAAGACAAGCAGTTTCAGATGAAATTCTAATTGCTATTCAGCCAATTCAAGCTCTATTTGGGGGTTATGTGATGCACATAACAAAGATATATTATtaaatctctctctctaatGCCTACTCATATAGAACATGCAGGTTCCACTTTTCTGTTGTCCTCATAAAAGttacattttgtttttcattttttgcaaaatagGTGGACATTCACTCTGGTGACCATCTACTTTGGGGTATGCTAATCTGCTCTATAACTATCATTAGAATGCATTTATATACATGTTCTGGTAAAATAAGGTTGTCTCTGTATGATATTTGCTTGTGCGCCcctatattttaattcataattttatttacaaacttaAGTAGTAGAAAGATCAAAGAAATTTGTATTTCCTTCTGCAAACAACACTTCTCCTTTCCTAAATAATTCAGGTTTTATGGGATATGCGCATGTGTGTAGTGTTTTTCTGTTGTTGATTTTTCTGTTACAGATTTTTATTTCTGACACAAGTTGATCATGTTTCAACTAAATGTTGCAGCTAGGATCTGTACTATCCATTTACGGGTTGAAATCTCGTAAAGAAATCTCTGCTGAGAGGGTTAACTTTGTAAGTTCAGATGCCGAGAGAGGCACTTACGTGGCTCCTGCACTTGGGGATAATGCAAGTGCGCCTTGTATACCCAGTAGCTTGAATCCCCAAGATGAACCACCTCTTCTGGATGCTGCAGGCTTTTGGGACTATGCCTTGCAAATCATTTTCCAGGTAAGAACTCTCCACGCAATTTGGATGGAAATTAAACCATGCTGCAATTTTCAAATGCAAGAAGTGAGTTGACTGAAACAGTTCATCTGCAAAATTTGTGCTTCCTAATAACTGAACGGTTATATTGACCAAGTTTGTTGTAACAATTCCCAAGAGTTGTAATCTTCTTCTCCACTTTACTTGTAGATGTGTGCAGGGGCAGTGGTGCTTACGGACTTTGTTTATTGGCTCATAATTTACCCATTTCTCACTACCAATGATTACAA contains these protein-coding regions:
- the LOC116017578 gene encoding uncharacterized protein LOC116017578, whose amino-acid sequence is MTSDTNTLGYWLNWRFLVCAIWVFAAMVVSALIVWRYEGSPKSRNQHREDRQEKIGTLHKDEVWKTCHKSIHPVCLLTYRILAFLVLLALLTADAVVHGGGIFYYYTQWTFTLVTIYFGLGSVLSIYGLKSRKEISAERVNFVSSDAERGTYVAPALGDNASAPCIPSSLNPQDEPPLLDAAGFWDYALQIIFQMCAGAVVLTDFVYWLIIYPFLTTNDYKLNFLVICMHSVNAVCLLGDVMLNRLRFPFFRIAYFILWTCVFVTFQWIIHMCVSLWWPYSFLDLSSQYAPLWYFGVGALHVPCYVIFALIIRMKKYFLSRFVQTPIEI